The stretch of DNA TGAAGAAAATACACAGAGACTGTTATATTTGATGGTACTGCAAGGATGTGAGATTGATGGGTTATCTCATTCACAAGAGTAATGTAAGAGTTAATTTTGGTAGATGTGGTAGTAAATCGAATATCTTATAAgcttatattaattttgtttactaTCAATACTAGAACTTGCTAGCTCAAGTTTCTTTACGCACAATTTGAtatattactgtttttttttttttgtgcctttTTGGGGATGGGGGCTTACATAAAAATCTAACATACAGCGAAATTCCTACTTTTAAAagacaaacttaaaaaaaatcagagctTCATTGTATGGATACCTATTGAGCATCTCATTCTCATCATCCCTCGAGTTGATCTTCTGCATTGATTTTGGAATACAATTTGTTTGGCAGTTTAGGAGACGGGGCAGAGACAAGCTTTGAACTTGccttagtttttgcatttgatgaCTCTTGTATTGGAGACCTTGCGGGTTGAGACTTTCCAGACTTCTTATTGGCAGATGCAGATCCATGTCTAGCCTGTCATGTatcacaaagagagaaagagagagagagacatcaATTAACATACTCATATTCCAAATATATGTCCAGTTGGGACCAATCTCAAGGAACAAACGATTGCAAAAGATTggactctattttttttcattttggagACTTACTCCATCAAAGAATCCGATATTTGGTGATGGCACACGAAGACCTGATGGTTTCATGGAAGTTGGAGGAACCGAACCACCGTTGCTAGCTGAAACTCGTTTTGCTCCTTCTTTAGCATCAGCTTGGGCAACAGATGCATCTTTAGAGTTCTTCAGAGGCTTCACAGTGTGAACTGAATTATCATTTGCAGGAGGACCCTTGTCACCAGAAACCAATTTCTGGTTACCGTTAGCTATGTTACTAGTGGTAGAAGCTCGAGATGACTCTGATGAACAGTCACTAATAGAACCAACAGATGGTACACTAGAGGAAAGCTTGGACTTGGTTGTCTTATTGGTTGGGTGGGGTGAGATTCTCGGTTGGCCCATAATACCTCTAGATGTAGGTCGATTTGCCAATGACTGTGAAGCTGATCTGGAACTTgactcattcttcttctttatcggATTTAGAGAAGGCTTGTGAGAAGCGCTAGATGAAGCACTGGCACAGCTCTCTAGAGAAGAGCATGAAGAGGTCATTTCATTCTTTGAAGCAACTGAAGGACGTAAAGAAGATTTAACGGGCACACCAGGTTTTGGCAAGACTGTTTTAGCACGTCGTGAAATGGGTATTCTGGGGACCAGAGGCTCCTTACCTGTATTATTTAAGGTCATATAATATCTTTCAAAAAGGAGTGTAAAGCTCTTTAAAAAGAAATTCTGACTAACCCGCAGGTAACTTGGAattcttttcttgtttggttttgcTTATATCTAATGATGCCTTATTCGTTGATGTTGTTGACAAGGGCCTGCCTTTGCTGAGTCCGTTGGGTGGCTTGGAAATAGATGTACTTAGACCCTTTGGAGCAACAGGCTGCATAAAAAGTATCACTTGTCACAGTATCCAATATATTCATTATGTGGTTCACTATAGGGTAAACTATAACAATTGATGACACGCTGCTGATTCATACACTCAACAGAGCCAGTTCAAGTTTATTAGTAAACCTACGAGAACCCCATTGTTCTCGAGCTATGAAATGAAGTTTGACTAAGAGGTTAACCTTTTAGTTAGTAACTTTATGCACCTGTGAAATTGAATGGAGATAATATACCTGTTTTGTTGCCTTCCCTAGCCCTTGTGTTCTAGCACTCTGATTTCTAAGACTGGCTTTGGGTTTAGTCtgagaaataattaaattaaagggAAAGTTAGCCGAGAAGGGAGTAAAAAGAGGATACACAAGGTGCAGTTGTTCGCAAATATACCTGTTCCTGAGAGGCAAGTACATCCCCCGTATCTAGAGTTTAAGACAGTAAAtgcaaatgttggtcaattggaaaacaaaatgaaataaatactGCTAGAAATGCGAGTAGTCTAATGTAAACAGCACGAAACAGTTCTTCCCATgccacaaaattaaaaaacagtAGAGGGTCAGTCTTCTCGATATATGATGGAAAACTTCCATCCAAGATTATATCTCACATTAGATACTAGCTCTCCGGGAATCCATAACGAGAAAAATGCACAGGAACAGCTTCATTACTTAAAAGATCCAAATGGTAAAGAAAAgcacaaacacaaaactaaGAAAGTAGATCCTTCTCCTTAATAGAGAGCAATTAATAGACTAAAGCTCAAGCTAGACCACAGAAATATATTAGGTTTAAAGAGACACATGCCAATGTGTGGTAGAGACATATAACCGCTTAGTCAGGCAAAGCTAGTTCCAACTCGCTCTACATTAGATAAAGACTAAAGAAGACTTACTTGGGCTAGTTGCTACTTCTGTTGCTCCCAGTTCATTAATTTTACCAGGTGTTGCAGCATCAGATGCTATAGCAGACCTTTGAATAGACGCTCTTACATCTTCAAACAAGACAAACTCCTGACTGTTTTCCACTGTACAGTCACTTCGAAATGTTGAAATGGATTCGGTTGATCTATTAACATCTTCTTGAATAGTCGGTAAAGCTTTCTTTCCACTCTTATGATTGCTCTCCATCATGCTAGATATCTCCTCAGGTTCCAAAACACctgaattttgaaaaatatctcTCAGCATACATCAAAAACCCGGAAGCTAATCAAAAAGGTACCTGGTTAGAAATGCACATACCTTCGTTGGTGAAGAAGGCATTGTCCCAGGCAAGACTTTTGCGCAAATTATACTTTCCtttcttcatcactttctcAGGTTCAGGAGACTCGTGAGGTTGAAGcacctcttccttctcttcaatAGAAGATACCAGTACCTCTTCTTCGTCATCACAGTATTCTGTATCCCTCATAAAATCCAGATCTTTGTCATCCTTCAAACATTTCTCATCCTTATCCGTCACTGAAACGTAAgcacaatacaaaaaaaaaatttacatcttTAAACCCAAATCCAATGCCAGCTCGCTACAATAGTATAAATCGCCACATCAAAACACTGAACCAAAGTttcaagatttttcttttttctcccgTCGATTAAGTAAAACACAACGAAGAGTTAAGAGAAATCAATAACACCCACATTGAAACTTgtatcaatcaaaattaaaaatcctCACTTGATAAGAACTGACCCAcgaaatccaaaatcaaagaagcaaaattGTGAAAATTTACCGGAAAACTCGAAGTTGTTTGGGTCGGGGaacgaagagaagagaaggctATCGTCTTCAGAAGCGACATCAATTAGACCGAGGCCATCGACTTCAACCTCAACCTCGCTTTTCTTGGTTTCGTTGTCTTCCATTGAACTGAGATCCGAAATGCAGAGCAATGTTGAGTTGGCTCAGAGATTGaggggaagaagatgaaattttTGAAGGAAGGAGTAGGATTCGATTCGTTTCCCTCACTCTTCTTTCAGAAATCGAGGGTTTTTGAGTTAGTGAGCGCGGTTGTTCACTTCTTAATTTAATCCGTGTGTAAATTGGCTTCGATTGATTCGGTTCGATCTAATCCGGTTTGATTTAACCAGATTGAAACTCTTCGGTTACCCAATTTGACCTTTTTTGGGCCTTTTATGCCCAgcccatatataaatataaaaatacgaatgaactaaaaaatataatcataaaaatccccaactttcaaatttgcGACGTTTTAATCACCAATTTTCAAGATgccattttaatcacaaattttctGTTGACTTAGTTATAAAATAGCAAAGTTTTGTTGACCTCGTCATTTTAGACACAACGTTTATTCTCTGTTAAAGAtctcaaaaacagagtaaattatACATCATATGTTACCATTTTTGCATAATGGTAACCATATATGCAACCATATATGTCAAACCTTGAACTTGAACTCATCAGAATATAGAGATTGCATAAGAGATTTTGGTATTATAAAAaggatttgaagttttttttttagggttagggATTTAATAACATCGTGCCTAAAACGGCGTGGTCaacaaaatattactattttatggTAAAGTCAACAgaaagtttgtgattaaaatgacATTCTTAAAATTGGTGATTAAAAAGTctcaaatttgaaagttggggcattttatgacatttttcctaATTAATATTTCGGAAGTATGTGACTTTTTTCGGTAGGCTATATAATATGTGgataatatataatgtttcGAAAGTTTCGAAATTTATAGagctaaaaagaaaataaactaaacttaATCCAAATAAGACAAGGATTATGATTAGGGATCGTgaaactctataaatagagcTTATACGTGACTTCTTTTTTCACCAAACACATTCATCCAtacttctctttctcattcagCGAGCTCTGAGTTTAGAgatctttttgtcttttgcttcCAATTCATACGATCGGAATCATGGTCACCAAGAAGATCTTTGGCTTCATGGTCgtgatcatgtttctcttgaGTTGCACCTCGGCTAAACTATACACAGTCGGTGGTGACTATGGATGGACTATCAAGGACGACTCTTGGGCTGAACATAAGAAATTCCACGTCGGAGATTCCCTCGTCTTTGAGTACGATCAAGACATCAACGACGTCGCTCAAGTTTCCAGCGCCTTAGAGTATGATTCATgcaattcttcttctcctaaagtTGTTTACAACACCGGATACGATGTTGTAACCTTCAAGGAACCAGGACATCACTACTTCATCACCTCAAATGAATTTCAATGCCGCGTCTCGGGACTTAAATATGACGTTTTTGTCGTCAATGACATGTCACCTCCGATtccttcaccaccaccaccgagcaAGGTCCATGAACCGTCACGTCCGGCTCCTCCACCATCACCAAGCAAGAACCATGCCCCTTCACGTCAgattcctcctccaccaccgagCATGAACCATGAACCGCCACGTCCGACTTCTCCGCCACCACCACCCCCGAGCAAGAGAGGAAAGATCTACAAGGTAGGTGATTTTAAAGGATGGANCGTCTTTGAGTACGATCAAGACATCAACGACGTCGCTCAAGTTTCCAGCGCCTTAGAGTATGATTCATgcaattcttcttctcctaaagtTGTTTACAACACCGGATACGATGTTGTAACCTTCAAGGAACCAGGACATCACTACTTCATCACCTCAAATGAATTTCAATGCCGCGTCTCGGGACTTAAATATGACGTTTTTGTCGTCAATGACATGTCACCTCCGATtccttcaccaccaccaccgagcaAGGTCCATGAACCGTCACGTCCGGCTCCTCCACCATCACCAAGCAAGAACCATGCCCCTTCACGTCAgattcctcctccaccaccgagCATGAACCATGAACCGCAACGTCCGACTTCTCCGCCACCACCACCCCCGAGCAAGAGAGGAAAGATCTACAAGGTAGGTGATTCTACGAGATAAAGAACGTTGACTTCTAACAAAAACGTTGACTTCTCTCCCAAAAACGCGATCCTCTTCTTTCACCCTCCACCTTCGCCGATCTCGGCGTCGGTCTTCACCGCCCGCCATGGGCAAATCTAAGACCAAGAAAAAACCCCCCCGCGGTAACCCCTCTGGTTCCGCCTCCTCTAACTCTCCGAGCAAAGACTCCCCTCGTTCAGATTCGCCTTCATCCCCCGGAGAGGGGTCCGTAAACCTCTCTTCAATTCCGCTCAATTTGCCTGCGTCCTCCGAGAATGCAGCCAAAGATACGCCCCCCGCGCCCTGTGAAGACGCCCAAATTGCTCAATCGATTGCAGCTCTAGCAAACCCTAGATCTGAAATCACTGTTCACGCAGCTATCTCTGCCTTGGCCGATGTACCTGCAGAAAACGCCTCTGGTTCACCAGAATTCAAACAGAGCCTCGTCCCCGGTGCTGCAAAACCTTCCCCACAAGGTGAGGACCACCCCTGGAAATATCTTGTTAAAGGCCTCTCGTCGCACCTGGAAAAGAAAGGTAATCCTTTTGTCCTAGAATCTGGCGAGTCTTGTGTTACAATACCAAATGCAGTTATTGAGAAGAATAAGAAGCTTTGGGATAGCTTCATTCTCGGGCAATTTTATGAAGATCCCCCTCCTAGAGGAGCTATCCACGCTATTGTAAATGGTATTTGGAGTAGGCAGCATCGTGACATCTCTGTCTCTAAATTGGAGGGAAATTCATTCCTCTTCAAAGTCCCGTGCCCCAATGCTCGTCGTCGGATTCTGAGTCAATGCCTTTGGCAAGTGGATGGGCAAACTATGTTCGTTGCTAAGTGGTCTCCAGACACAACACCAAAAAAGCCGGAGTTGACCCAAGTTCCCGTGTGGCTAGATTTTCATGGAGTGCCTCTGGAGTTCTTCAACAGAGAAGGATTGGAGCACATCGCGGGTCTGGTGGGTCACCCGGTGTGTCTGCACCCACACACGGAAAAACTCATTAACCTTGAGGTTGCTAAGGTCTACACTGTTATTGACCCGCGTAAACCCCTTCCTGAAGCAGTTAACGCGAGATTTGAATCAGGTCAGATTAAGAGAATAAGAGTGACAAGCCCTTGGCTACCTTCCCTCTGCTCTCACTGCAAGAAGGTCGGACACACTATATCCCGATGCTCCTCTGCACCTCCCACCTGCACTGTGTGTAGCTCTGTAAAGCATCAAACGGTGGACTGCCCCCAAGCTAAGAAGGATAAAAACCGAGGGAAAGCTCCCATACAAAGCCAACTTCCAATTGTCGATCTATTCCAGCCGGATCCTAGAGTCAAAGAGGTGATCAAGAAGGCCTCAGCTCAGCCAAATGCAAAGGCTATAATAGTTCACGCCTCAGGTGAGCCTAGTAAAGCAACAGCCCCGTGCTCATCTCCGGTGAAAAAGtctaccccccccccccccccNNNNNNNNNNNNNNNNNNNNNNNNNNNNNNNNNNNNNNNNNNNNNNNNNNNNNNNNNNNNNNNNNNNNNNNNNNNNNNNNNNNNNNNNNNNNNNNNNNNNNNNNNNNNNNNNNNNNNNNNNNNNNNNNNNNNNNNNNNNNNNNNNNNNNNNNNNNNNNNNNNNNNNNNNNNNNNNNNNNNNNNNNNNNNNNNNNNNNNNNNNNNNNNNNNNNNNNNNNNNNNNNNNNNNNNNNNNNNNNNNNNNNNNNNNNNNNNNNNNNNNNNNNNNNNNNNNNNNNNNNNNNNNNNNNNNNNNNNNNNNNNNNNNNNNNNNNNNNNNNNNNNNNNNNNNNNNNNNNNNNNNNNNNNNNNNNNNNNNNNNNNNNNNNNNNNNNNNNNNNNNNNNNNNNNNNNNNNNNNNNNNNNNNNNNNNNNNNNNNNNNNNNNNNNNNNNNNNNNNNNNNNNNNNNNNNNNNNNNNNNNNNNNNNNNNNNNNNNNNNNNNNNNNNNNNNNNNNNNNNNNNNNNNNNNNNNNNNNNNNNNNNNNNNNNNNNNNNNNNNNNNNNNNNNNNNNNNNNNNNNNNNNNNNNNNNNNNNNNNNNNNNNNNNNNNNNNNNNNNNNNNNNNNNNNNNNNNNNNNNNNNNNNNNNNNNNNNNNNNNNNNNNNNNNNNNNNNNNNNNNNNNNNNNNNNNNNNNNNNNNNNNNNNNNNNNNNNNNNNNNNNNNNNNNNNNNNNNNNNNNNNNNNNNNNCCCCCCCGCGGTAACCCCTCTGGTTCCGCCTCCTCTAACTCTCCGAGCAAAGACTCCCCTCGTTCAGATTCGCCTTCATCCCCCGGAGAGGGGTCCGTAAACCTCTCTTCAATTCCGCTCAATTTGCCTGCGTCCTCCGAGAATGCAGCCAAAGATACGCCCCCCGCGCCCTGTGAAGACGCCCAAATTGCTCAATCGATTGCAGCTCTAGCAAACCCTAGATCTGAAATCACTGTTCACGCAGCTATCTCTGCCTTGGCCGATGTACCTGCAGAAAACGCCTCTGGTTCACCAGAATTCAAACAGAGCCTCGTCCCCGGTGCTGCAAAACCTTCCCCACAAGGTGAGGACCACCCCTGGAAATATCTTGTTAAAGGCCTCTCGTCGCACCTGGAAAAGAAAGGTAATCCTTTTGTCCTAGAATCTGGCGAGTCTTGTGTTACAATACCAAATGCAGTTATTGAGAAGAATAAGAAGCTTTGGGATAGCTTCATTCTCGGGCAATTTTATGAAGATCCCCCTCCTAGAGGAGCTATCCACGCTATTGTAAATGGTATTTGGAGTAGGCAGCATCGTGACATCTCTGTCTCTAAATTGGAGGGAAATTCATTCCTCTTCAAAGTCCCGTGCCCCAATGCTCGTCGTCGGATTCTGAGTCAATGCCTTTGGCAAGTGGATGGGCAAACTATGTTCGTTGCTAAGTGGTCTCCAGACACAACACCAAAAAAGCCGGAGTTGACCCAAGTTCCCGTGTGGCTAGATTTTCATGGAGTGCCTCTGGAGTTCTTCAACAGAGAAGGATTGGAGCACATCGCGGGTCTGGTGGGTCACCCGGTGTGTCTGCACCCACACACGGAAAAACTCATTAACCTTGAGGTTGCTAAGGTCTACACTGTTATTGACCCGCGTAAACCCCTTCCTGAAGCAGTTAACGCGAGATTTGAATCAGGTCAGATTAAGAGAATAAGAGTGACAAGCCCTTGGCTACCTTCCCTCTGCTCTCACTGCAAGAAGGTCGGACACACTATATCCCGATGCTCCTCTGCACCTCCCACCTGCACTGTGTGTAGCTCTGTAAAGCATCAAACGGTGGACTGCCCCCAAGCTAAGAAGGATAAAAACCGAGGGAAAGCTCCCATACAAAGCCAACTTCCAATTGTCGATCTATTCCAGCCGGATCCTAGAGTCAAAGAGGTGATCAAGAAGGCCTCAGCTCAGCCAAATGCAAAGGCTATAATAGTTCACGCCTCAGGTGAGCCTAGTAAAGCAACAGCCCCGTGCTCATCTCCGGTGAAAAACGTCTACCCCCCCCCCACTATGCTCATTGATGAAAACCAGCTGTGTGTGGACCTAACAGCAAACCTCTTCTCTCATATATCTCCTCATGGGAACTTGGATGATGCACAGGGGAATGAGTCGGATCCGGAGAGTCTCTCGGGAGAAGATGACAACCCGGATGTTGAGTCAGATAGGTTCTTGAAGGTGGTTTCCAAGAGGTTACTAAAGAAGAAGGATGCTCGGGCTAGGGCTGGAGGCCCTCAAAACCTCTAAACCCATATCCATttaatggatattttttgtcgtaATGTAAGAGGGTTTAATGACCCGTTAAAGCATAGTAGCTTCCGGAAATGGTTAAAGGTCCATAAACCTATTTTTGGTGGGATTATAGAGACCCATGTCTCCCCTGAGAAGGCTCAAGCTATCATCCAAAGAGTCGCTCCAGGGTGGAACTTTGTAAATAACTATGAATACTCAGAGCTTGGAAAGATCTGGGTTCTTTGGCATCCGTCAGTCTCGGTTAATATTCTAGCTAAGTCATTGCAGATGATCACCTGTGAGGTCAAGCTCCCTTTTGAATCCCAGGATATCGTGGTATCAATTGTTTATGCCTCTTCAACCAGCAGTGACGAACGGAAGAGTCTCTGGTCAGAGGTACAAGACTTAGCAACCTCGCTTCCCTGCACCAACAAGCCTTGGCTGGTCACTGGAGACTTTAACCAAATTCTTTTTCCGCATGAGCACTCAAATCCCAGTTCAGTCACTTCTACCAGAGGTATGAGGGAGTTCAGTCAATGCCTTATAAACTCGTTGCTACTGGACCTTCAGTACTACGGAGCTACCCTCACCTGGTCAAACAAACAGGAAGCGGACCCAGTGTCCAAGAAGCTTGATCGCATATTGGTAAATGATGCTTGGATGCGTCATTTTCCTCAGTCGCTGGGAGTGTTTGGAGAACCTGGTTTCTCAGACCACAGTCCTTGCTGTGTTTTCCTTGACACCTTGAAACCCAAGATCCAGAGACCATTCAAGTTTCTTACAATGCTCAACAAGGATCCGGAGTTTGCACCTTTGCTAGCACTGTGGTGGAACGCTCTCCCGTTTGACTGCTCCAAAATGCTTAAAGTCTCTAAAAAGCTAAAAGAGCTCAAGGCCATCATTAGAGAGTTTaccaaagaaaaatactcaGCAATCGAAATGAGGGTTAAAGAAGCTTATGAAGACCTGTTGTCCTGCCAGCGGACTCTGTTGGACACGCCCACTCCGCAGGCAGTCCTCACAGAAAAAGAAGCACATCGAAAATGGGTCATTTTGGCCAAAGCTGAAGAATCTTTTCTAAGGCAGAAGTCTAGAATTTGCTGGCTTGAGGATGGCGATAAGAACTCCAAGTTTTTTCACCGTGTGGTTCAGTCTCGACTAGCCCAAAATCAGATCCTTTACTTGTTAGACGCCAATGATCAGGTTGTTGACTCTCGACAAGGTATTCAACAGATCGCGATAGACTTCTTCACGAATCTGCTAGGTAAGAAGCTTCACTCTAATACCCCATCAGTTGAGGCTCTGCAAAATATTGTTTCCCAGCGATGCTCTGAGTCCTCTGTTCGCGACTTGGACTCCCCTGTCACCCCTGAGGAGATAAAAAATGCGCTTTTCTCTCTGCCTAAAAACAAAGCGCCTGGACCTGATGGATACTGCGCTGAGTTCTTCACAGCTAATTGGACTGTAGTGGGTAAGGACATCATAGATGCAGCTCTTGAGTTTTTTGCAACTGGTAAGATCCTCAAGCAATGGAACGCCACCTTGCTAACTCTTATCCCGAAGTTTCCAAACGCTTCCAGGATGTCGGAATTCAGGCCTATAGCGTGTTGCAACACCATCTACAAAGTGGTCTCGAAAATTTTAGCAAATAGGTTGAAGACGGTACTTCCGGACCTAATTTCAAACTCTCAATCTGCGTTCATTCCTGGTAGGCTTCTGGTTGAGAATGTTCTGCTGGCAACTGAGCTTGTGCAAGGATATaatcaaaaaaacatatctGCCCGAGGGATGTTGAAGGTAGACCTACAGAAGGCTTTTGACTCTATTCACTGGGAATTCATCATTAATGTGCTCAAGGCAATGAACTTCCCTCCTCACTTCGTGGCCCTGATCAGTGAGTGCATCACGACTACCAAATTTTCCATCTCAATCAATGGAGAGATCTGCGGATACTTCAACGGAGCAAAGGGATTACGGCAAGGAGACTCAATATCTCCCTACCTCTTTACTTTAGCGATGGAAGTATTCACCAGTATGCTAAACCGAGCTTTCACAAACAACTCTATTGGCCACCATCCCACAGCAGTTGATCCTCAGGTGACACATTTGGCCTTCGCGGACGACATTATGGTGTTCTTCGATGGATCGAGGGAGTCCCTGGTAAACATCACCACTGTACTTCATGACTTCTACAGCATCTCTGGGCTCCAAATGAACAGAGCTAAGACTGACCTGTTTTTAGCGCGGATGAAACAGAATGAAACCGACAGGCTTACTTCCCTTGGTTTCAATCTTGGTTCATTGCCCATTCGCTACTTAGGCTTGCCTCTGATGCATAGAAAACTTTGCATTGCGGATTACAGACCCCTCATTGACAAATTAACGGCTAAATTCTCGTCGTGGTCGGCCAGAGCTTTGTCTTATGCAGGAAGGAAGGAGTTGATCTCATCTGTCATATATGGTACAGTCAACTTCTGGGCTTCAGCTTTTATACTGCCACAAGGGTGCATTCGGACGATAGAGAGTCTCTGTACAAGATTCTTGTGGAGTGGGGATATAACTAAGCGACCAAATGCAAAAGTTTCCTGGGAAAACCTCTGCTTACCTAAAGAGGAAGGAGGGCTTGGTTTCCGCAGTTTCAAGCAATGGAACAGAACTCTCTGCCTAAAGCTGATATGGAGGCTATTTGCTGCAAGAGATTCTCTGTGGGCTGACTGGATTCGCAATAATAAGATTAAAGATGGTGTGTTCTGGTCC from Camelina sativa cultivar DH55 chromosome 9, Cs, whole genome shotgun sequence encodes:
- the LOC104711893 gene encoding uncharacterized protein LOC104711893, which encodes MEDNETKKSEVEVEVDGLGLIDVASEDDSLLFSSFPDPNNFEFSVTDKDEKCLKDDKDLDFMRDTEYCDDEEEVLVSSIEEKEEVLQPHESPEPEKVMKKGKYNLRKSLAWDNAFFTNEGVLEPEEISSMMESNHKSGKKALPTIQEDVNRSTESISTFRSDCTVENSQEFVLFEDVRASIQRSAIASDAATPGKINELGATEVATSPNTGDVLASQEQTKPKASLRNQSARTQGLGKATKQPVAPKGLSTSISKPPNGLSKGRPLSTTSTNKASLDISKTKQEKNSKLPAGKEPLVPRIPISRRAKTVLPKPGVPVKSSLRPSVASKNEMTSSCSSLESCASASSSASHKPSLNPIKKKNESSSRSASQSLANRPTSRGIMGQPRISPHPTNKTTKSKLSSSVPSVGSISDCSSESSRASTTSNIANGNQKLVSGDKGPPANDNSVHTVKPLKNSKDASVAQADAKEGAKRVSASNGGSVPPTSMKPSGLRVPSPNIGFFDGARHGSASANKKSGKSQPARSPIQESSNAKTKASSKLVSAPSPKLPNKLYSKINAEDQLEG
- the LOC104715625 gene encoding uclacyanin 1-like produces the protein MVTKKIFGFMVVIMFLLSCTSAKLYTVGGDYGWTIKDDSWAEHKKFHVGDSLVFEYDQDINDVAQVSSALEYDSCNSSSPKVVYNTGYDVVTFKEPGHHYFITSNEFQCRVSGLKYDVFVVNDMSPPIPSPPPPSKVHEPSRPAPPPSPSKNHAPSRQIPPPPPSMNHEPPRPTSPPPPPPSKRGKIYKVGDFKGWXVFEYDQDINDVAQVSSALEYDSCNSSSPKVVYNTGYDVVTFKEPGHHYFITSNEFQCRVSGLKYDVFVVNDMSPPIPSPPPPSKVHEPSRPAPPPSPSKNHAPSRQIPPPPPSMNHEPQRPTSPPPPPPSKRGKIYKVGDSTR